A stretch of Lysobacter sp. K5869 DNA encodes these proteins:
- a CDS encoding O-antigen ligase, whose translation MPALPSTPSIPPADAGPAASRERLALRLLQAGLFLLPALLLSTPWGLTPFAALALIAFALAPSAFARGWREVGRENRWLLAMAVLAAVVVLFSKFHFDVRWREADNRLRLLAAPFFAVLIYAWRPSRRWLWRGALFGMAGAFVLALYQVSTGTERALGWTANAIVFADALIALIVLAVFARPPGELLWTALACALGVGAVILSGSRGVWPALAIVLLVALIVSGGRARKLSWAVLAALLLMVAASHWIAPLAQQIRLTELVSDMDRVQRGGDYESSLGARMTLLELAGDTFAEHPLAGVGVGRFETVVMATPQCAPPAPRVGFCKLGHAHSDAFEWAATMGVPGLLAILAIYLVPLALFARRLRALSAGRARSSALAGLVLVLAYIACGLTQSMFAHQLIASFYAVAVGVLYGFALIERESGPQ comes from the coding sequence GTGCCCGCATTGCCTTCCACCCCGTCGATTCCGCCGGCCGACGCCGGCCCCGCCGCGTCGCGCGAGCGGCTGGCGCTGCGCCTGTTGCAGGCCGGCCTGTTCCTGCTGCCCGCGCTGCTGTTGTCCACGCCGTGGGGGCTGACGCCGTTCGCCGCGCTGGCGCTGATCGCCTTCGCCCTGGCGCCGTCGGCGTTCGCGCGCGGCTGGCGCGAGGTCGGGCGCGAGAACCGCTGGCTGCTGGCGATGGCGGTATTGGCGGCGGTCGTGGTGCTGTTCTCCAAATTCCACTTCGACGTGCGCTGGCGCGAGGCCGACAACCGCCTGCGGCTGCTGGCGGCGCCGTTCTTCGCCGTGCTGATCTACGCGTGGCGGCCGTCGCGGCGCTGGCTGTGGCGCGGCGCGCTGTTCGGCATGGCCGGCGCGTTCGTGCTGGCGCTGTATCAGGTCTCGACCGGCACCGAGCGCGCCTTGGGCTGGACCGCCAACGCGATCGTGTTCGCCGATGCGCTGATCGCGCTGATCGTGCTGGCGGTGTTCGCGCGTCCGCCGGGCGAATTGCTGTGGACCGCGCTGGCCTGCGCGCTCGGCGTGGGCGCGGTGATCCTCAGCGGCAGCCGCGGGGTGTGGCCGGCGTTGGCGATCGTGCTGCTGGTGGCGTTGATCGTCAGCGGCGGACGCGCGCGCAAGCTGTCGTGGGCGGTGTTGGCGGCGCTGCTGCTGATGGTGGCGGCGAGCCACTGGATCGCGCCGCTGGCGCAGCAGATCCGCCTGACCGAGCTGGTGTCGGACATGGACCGGGTTCAGCGCGGCGGCGACTACGAGTCCTCGCTGGGCGCGCGCATGACCTTGCTGGAACTGGCCGGCGACACCTTCGCCGAGCATCCGCTGGCCGGCGTCGGCGTCGGCCGGTTCGAGACCGTGGTGATGGCGACGCCGCAATGCGCGCCGCCGGCGCCGCGGGTCGGCTTCTGCAAGCTCGGCCACGCCCACAGCGACGCGTTCGAATGGGCGGCGACGATGGGCGTGCCGGGGCTGTTGGCGATCCTGGCGATCTATCTGGTGCCGCTGGCGTTGTTCGCGCGCCGCTTGCGCGCGCTGAGCGCCGGCCGCGCGCGCAGCAGCGCGCTGGCGGGGCTGGTGCTGGTGCTGGCCTACATCGCCTGCGGCCTGACCCAGTCGATGTTCGCCCACCAACTGATCGCCTCGTTCTACGCCGTCGCCGTCGGCGTGCTGTACGGCTTCGCCCTGATCGAACGCGAAAGCGGCCCGCAGTGA
- a CDS encoding glycosyltransferase family 39 protein: protein MFKNPLSRHAWLFWVAAWLVLGAGLGLRDPWPADEPRFALVAKQMVETGQWLFPHRGVELYSDKPPLFMWTEAVSYLVTGNWRVAFLIPSLLAALGTLWCVVDLGRRLWTPRVGYYAGWALLTTLHFAYQAKKAQIDPSVVFWITFANYGLLRHLLTGPAWRWWALGWFAAGIGVITKGVGAIALLMLLPLALAALLRPLQARMAPQGFGARALAWVRMPVRAGIGDARFWLGPLAFLFAISLWVVPMVLVATQAGDPSYQAYLNDILFRQTAGRYAKSWDHPQPVWYHLGVMFSMWLPLMLALPWALRAWGRRMGRLDPRYLLPLVWWLLVIVFFSIPHGKRDVYILPALPMACLMFAPLLPGLLRKAWPRRVALGFTVVLTLAMLGVGLSMWFGDPKFETKLIADRGFADHGRALAAGVIAIGAWGAACLLWAGWRRPARAMVATLCGVWVLYGLLITPVLNDSSSARGVMTRTAQRIGPDAELGLVAWKEQNLLMSQSKTANFGFLMGWQKQLELGLAWQAQAPQQRWLFVQAPAVPDCVDRAKAEMIGRSNRREWWLIPYAARVDCPAAPALPFNDDDHEYD, encoded by the coding sequence ATGTTCAAGAACCCCTTGTCCCGCCACGCGTGGCTGTTCTGGGTCGCGGCCTGGCTGGTGCTCGGAGCCGGCCTCGGCCTGCGCGATCCCTGGCCCGCCGACGAACCGCGTTTCGCCCTGGTCGCCAAGCAGATGGTCGAGACCGGCCAGTGGCTGTTCCCGCACCGCGGGGTCGAGCTGTACTCGGACAAGCCGCCGCTGTTCATGTGGACCGAGGCGGTCTCCTACCTCGTCACCGGCAATTGGCGCGTCGCGTTCCTCATCCCCTCGCTGCTGGCCGCGCTGGGCACGCTGTGGTGCGTGGTCGATCTCGGCCGCCGCCTGTGGACCCCGCGCGTGGGCTACTACGCCGGCTGGGCGCTGCTGACCACGCTGCACTTCGCCTATCAGGCCAAGAAGGCGCAGATCGACCCGTCGGTGGTGTTCTGGATCACCTTCGCCAACTACGGCCTGCTGCGCCATCTGCTGACCGGCCCCGCGTGGCGCTGGTGGGCGCTGGGCTGGTTCGCCGCCGGCATCGGCGTGATCACCAAGGGCGTCGGCGCGATCGCCTTGCTGATGTTGCTGCCGCTCGCGCTGGCCGCGCTGCTGCGGCCGCTGCAGGCGCGCATGGCGCCGCAGGGCTTCGGCGCGCGCGCGCTGGCCTGGGTGCGCATGCCGGTGCGCGCCGGCATCGGCGATGCGCGGTTCTGGCTCGGGCCGCTGGCGTTCTTGTTCGCGATTTCGCTGTGGGTCGTGCCGATGGTGCTGGTCGCCACGCAGGCGGGCGATCCGAGCTATCAGGCGTATCTCAACGACATCCTGTTCCGCCAGACCGCGGGCCGCTACGCCAAATCCTGGGACCACCCGCAGCCGGTCTGGTACCACCTCGGCGTGATGTTCTCGATGTGGCTGCCGCTGATGCTGGCGCTGCCGTGGGCGCTGCGCGCCTGGGGCCGGCGCATGGGCCGGCTGGATCCGCGCTACCTCCTGCCGCTGGTGTGGTGGCTGCTGGTGATCGTGTTTTTCTCGATCCCGCACGGCAAGCGCGACGTCTACATCCTGCCGGCGCTGCCGATGGCATGCCTGATGTTCGCGCCGCTGCTGCCGGGCCTGCTGCGCAAGGCGTGGCCGCGGCGGGTCGCATTGGGCTTCACCGTGGTGCTGACCCTGGCCATGCTCGGCGTCGGCCTGTCGATGTGGTTCGGCGATCCCAAGTTCGAGACCAAGCTGATCGCCGACCGCGGCTTCGCCGACCACGGCCGCGCGCTCGCCGCCGGGGTGATCGCGATCGGCGCCTGGGGCGCGGCCTGCCTGCTGTGGGCGGGCTGGCGCCGGCCGGCGCGGGCGATGGTGGCGACGCTGTGCGGCGTGTGGGTGCTGTACGGCCTGCTGATCACGCCGGTGCTCAACGATTCCTCGTCCGCGCGCGGGGTGATGACCCGCACCGCGCAGCGCATCGGCCCCGACGCCGAGCTCGGTCTGGTCGCGTGGAAGGAACAGAACCTGTTGATGTCGCAGTCCAAGACCGCCAACTTCGGCTTCCTGATGGGCTGGCAGAAGCAGCTCGAACTGGGGCTGGCCTGGCAGGCGCAGGCGCCGCAGCAGCGTTGGCTGTTCGTGCAGGCGCCGGCGGTGCCGGACTGCGTGGACCGCGCCAAGGCCGAGATGATCGGCCGCTCCAACCGCCGTGAGTGGTGGCTGATTCCGTACGCCGCGCGCGTCGACTGCCCGGCCGCGCCGGCGTTGCCGTTCAACGACGACGATCACGAGTACGACTGA
- the rsmB gene encoding 16S rRNA (cytosine(967)-C(5))-methyltransferase RsmB — MRAIAARTLDAVLHRGRSLKAELATALPALADSRDRALVEAICFAVLRQPLRLEAALTEWMPRLLPPRDSELRALLLAGLAQLDPLRLPAHAALDATVQAARLLGRAHQAGLVNALLRRAQRDGLPAVDPRHSHWPSWLRGMLRKDWPEHYDAILAQSALAPPMWLRVNRAQASREDYLQRLHDAGIAAAAPDDLADALRLDEPHAVAALPGFAQGAVSVQDASAQRVAQALAPAPGARTLDACAAPGGKSAHLLERDASLHLTALDVDAARLQRVRATLARAGFDADGERVRLRAADAADLDAWWDGAAFDAVLLDAPCSATGIVRRQPDVVLHRRESDIAALTVLQARLLDALWRTLAPGGALVYATCSILKAENEDQVRAFLARTADARVEALGPAFGHDREVGRQRLPGEDGGDGFFYARLRRAG, encoded by the coding sequence GTGCGCGCGATCGCCGCGCGCACGCTCGACGCGGTGCTGCACCGCGGCCGCTCGCTCAAGGCCGAACTGGCCACGGCGCTGCCGGCGCTGGCCGATTCGCGCGACCGCGCCCTGGTCGAAGCGATCTGCTTCGCCGTGCTGCGTCAGCCCTTGCGCCTGGAAGCGGCCTTGACCGAATGGATGCCGCGCCTGCTGCCGCCGCGCGACAGCGAACTGCGCGCGCTGCTGCTGGCCGGTCTGGCCCAGCTCGATCCGCTGCGGTTGCCGGCCCACGCCGCGCTCGACGCCACCGTGCAGGCCGCGCGCCTGCTCGGCCGCGCGCATCAGGCCGGGCTGGTCAACGCGCTGCTGCGCCGCGCCCAGCGCGACGGCCTGCCGGCGGTCGACCCGCGCCACTCGCATTGGCCGAGCTGGCTGCGCGGGATGCTGCGCAAGGACTGGCCCGAACACTACGACGCGATCCTCGCGCAAAGCGCGCTGGCGCCGCCGATGTGGCTGCGGGTCAATCGCGCCCAGGCCTCGCGCGAGGATTACCTGCAGCGTTTGCACGACGCCGGCATCGCCGCCGCCGCGCCGGACGACCTCGCCGACGCGCTGCGCCTGGACGAGCCGCACGCGGTCGCCGCACTGCCGGGCTTCGCCCAGGGCGCGGTGTCGGTGCAGGACGCCAGCGCCCAGCGCGTGGCGCAGGCGCTGGCGCCCGCGCCCGGCGCGCGCACGCTCGACGCCTGCGCCGCGCCCGGCGGCAAGAGCGCGCACCTGCTCGAACGCGACGCGTCGCTGCATCTGACCGCCCTGGACGTGGACGCCGCGCGCCTGCAGCGGGTGCGCGCGACCTTGGCGCGCGCCGGCTTCGACGCCGACGGCGAACGCGTGCGCCTGCGCGCGGCCGACGCCGCCGACCTCGACGCCTGGTGGGACGGCGCCGCGTTCGACGCGGTGCTGCTGGACGCGCCGTGCTCGGCCACCGGCATCGTCCGCCGCCAGCCCGACGTGGTCCTGCACCGACGCGAATCCGACATCGCCGCGCTTACGGTCCTGCAGGCGCGCCTGCTGGACGCGCTGTGGCGCACCCTCGCGCCCGGCGGCGCGTTGGTCTACGCCACCTGCTCGATCCTCAAGGCCGAGAACGAAGATCAGGTGCGCGCCTTCCTCGCGCGCACCGCCGACGCCCGCGTCGAGGCGCTCGGCCCGGCCTTCGGCCACGACCGCGAGGTCGGCCGCCAGCGCCTGCCCGGCGAGGACGGCGGCGACGGCTTCTTCTACGCCCGCCTGCGCCGCGCGGGCTGA
- the fmt gene encoding methionyl-tRNA formyltransferase, with product MRIVFAGTPEFAVPALRAAAQYNEVVAVYTQPDRPAGRGREVTLSPVKREALLRGIPVLQPENFKQAVSRKALRALEPDLMIVVAYGLILPQSVLDIPVHGCWNLHASLLPRWRGAAPIQRAIEAGDDETGVCLMRMEKGLDTGPVLLANDTEIGASETGGQLHDRLADIGAQVLRDGLGLLRVGLVPQPYPQPEQGVTYAHKLDKAEARLDWNLPATALANKVRAFNPWPMADALIAGDRVRVHGAAALPLEHNAAPGAVLLAGREGIDIACGQGALRIRVLQRDGGKAITAADYLNGRRDLAMVR from the coding sequence ATGCGCATCGTCTTCGCCGGCACCCCCGAATTCGCCGTTCCCGCCCTGCGCGCCGCCGCGCAGTACAACGAGGTCGTGGCCGTCTACACCCAGCCCGACCGGCCGGCCGGGCGCGGGCGCGAGGTGACGCTGTCGCCGGTCAAGCGCGAGGCGCTGCTGCGCGGGATTCCGGTGCTGCAGCCGGAGAACTTCAAGCAGGCAGTCTCGCGCAAGGCGCTGCGCGCGTTGGAACCGGACCTGATGATCGTGGTCGCCTATGGGCTGATCCTGCCGCAGTCGGTGCTGGACATCCCGGTGCACGGCTGCTGGAACCTGCACGCCTCGCTGCTGCCGCGCTGGCGCGGCGCCGCGCCGATCCAGCGCGCGATCGAGGCCGGCGACGACGAGACCGGCGTGTGTCTGATGCGCATGGAAAAGGGTCTGGACACCGGGCCGGTGCTGCTCGCCAACGACACCGAGATCGGCGCCAGCGAAACCGGCGGCCAGCTGCACGACCGCCTCGCCGACATCGGCGCGCAGGTGCTGCGCGATGGCTTGGGCTTGCTGCGGGTGGGGCTGGTGCCGCAGCCGTATCCGCAGCCGGAGCAGGGCGTGACCTACGCGCACAAGCTCGACAAGGCCGAAGCGCGTTTGGACTGGAACTTGCCCGCGACCGCGCTGGCCAACAAGGTGCGCGCGTTCAATCCCTGGCCGATGGCCGATGCGCTGATCGCCGGCGACCGCGTGCGCGTGCACGGCGCCGCCGCGCTGCCGCTGGAACACAACGCTGCGCCCGGCGCGGTGCTGCTGGCCGGGCGCGAGGGCATCGACATCGCCTGCGGCCAAGGCGCGCTGCGCATCCGCGTGCTGCAGCGCGACGGCGGCAAGGCGATCACCGCCGCCGATTATTTGAACGGACGCCGCGATCTGGCGATGGTGCGCTGA
- the def gene encoding peptide deformylase, with protein MALLPILEFPDPRLRTKAATVDPARVTEPAFQQLLDDMFQTMYECPGIGLAASQVDVHQRFMVIDVSEEKNQPLVFINPEIVERAGEQVYQEGCLSVPGIFADVTRANQITVRAVGRDGQPFELTTDGLLAVCVQHEMDHLEGKLFVDYLSPLKREMVRKKLAKQKRLSA; from the coding sequence ATGGCCCTGTTACCCATCCTCGAATTCCCCGACCCGCGACTGCGCACCAAGGCGGCGACGGTCGACCCCGCGCGCGTGACCGAACCCGCGTTCCAGCAATTGCTCGACGACATGTTCCAGACCATGTACGAGTGCCCGGGCATCGGCCTGGCCGCGAGCCAGGTCGACGTGCACCAGCGCTTCATGGTGATCGACGTGTCGGAAGAGAAGAACCAGCCGCTGGTCTTCATCAATCCCGAAATCGTCGAACGCGCCGGCGAGCAGGTCTATCAAGAAGGCTGCCTGTCGGTGCCCGGCATCTTCGCCGACGTGACCCGCGCCAACCAGATCACCGTGCGCGCCGTCGGCCGCGACGGCCAGCCGTTCGAGCTGACCACCGACGGCCTGCTGGCGGTGTGCGTGCAGCACGAGATGGACCACCTGGAAGGCAAGCTGTTCGTTGACTACCTCTCGCCGCTCAAGCGCGAGATGGTGCGCAAGAAGCTGGCCAAGCAGAAGCGGTTGTCGGCGTAA
- a CDS encoding LysM domain-containing protein: MFKPIRAVFAAALLTVATYAIAAELRGDHPSTYTVKRGDTLWDISARFLKKPWLWPEIWQANPQIKNPHLIYPGDVISLAYLDRVAQAQVQPGPRQEAPITGVPLSEIEPFLKNLRVVDKFEDLPYVVGLEEDRLRVTQGQVAYIKGLPESSPGTRYAVVRPTQRYTRLDRVACCDIMRAADLDFRGKRTVDFEAIWTDVVVPDKGRELLGYELLQISTGTLSRGAVGGMQASTLVIDDTGREIRVGDRLIPVEAQPYDLQFFPHPPKAQFDYGRAQVLSVADLVKNGGPRDVIALSVGARDGIDNGTVFSTWRVGSRAVDRVKVGPDRDETTVGKNSRVRLPDEFAGHAMVFRTFDKVSYALVMDAVRPTKVGYELKHPDSPY; this comes from the coding sequence ATGTTTAAACCGATCCGCGCGGTTTTCGCCGCCGCGTTGCTGACTGTCGCCACTTACGCCATCGCGGCGGAATTGCGCGGCGACCACCCCTCGACCTACACGGTCAAGCGGGGCGACACCCTGTGGGACATTTCTGCGCGCTTCCTCAAGAAGCCGTGGCTGTGGCCGGAAATCTGGCAGGCCAACCCGCAGATCAAGAACCCGCATCTCATCTATCCCGGCGACGTCATCTCGCTGGCCTACCTGGACCGCGTGGCCCAGGCCCAGGTCCAGCCGGGTCCGCGCCAGGAGGCTCCGATCACCGGCGTGCCGCTGTCGGAGATCGAACCGTTCCTGAAGAACCTGCGCGTGGTCGACAAGTTCGAGGATCTGCCCTACGTGGTCGGCCTGGAAGAAGATCGCCTGCGCGTGACCCAGGGCCAGGTCGCCTACATCAAGGGCCTGCCGGAATCGAGCCCGGGCACCCGCTACGCCGTGGTCCGTCCGACCCAGCGCTACACCCGCCTGGACCGCGTGGCCTGCTGCGACATCATGCGCGCCGCCGATCTGGACTTCCGCGGCAAGCGCACGGTCGACTTCGAGGCCATCTGGACCGACGTGGTCGTGCCGGACAAGGGCCGCGAGCTGCTCGGCTACGAGCTGCTGCAGATCTCCACCGGCACCCTGAGCCGCGGCGCCGTCGGCGGCATGCAGGCCTCGACGCTCGTGATCGACGACACCGGCCGCGAAATCCGCGTCGGCGACCGCCTGATCCCGGTCGAAGCCCAGCCCTACGACCTGCAGTTCTTCCCGCATCCGCCCAAGGCGCAGTTCGACTACGGCCGCGCCCAGGTGCTGTCGGTGGCCGATCTGGTCAAGAACGGCGGTCCGCGCGACGTGATCGCGCTGTCGGTCGGCGCCCGCGACGGCATCGACAACGGCACCGTGTTCTCGACCTGGCGCGTGGGCAGCCGCGCGGTGGATCGGGTCAAGGTCGGCCCGGACCGCGACGAAACCACGGTCGGCAAGAACTCGCGCGTGCGCCTGCCGGACGAATTCGCCGGCCACGCGATGGTGTTCCGCACCTTCGACAAGGTCAGCTACGCGCTGGTCATGGACGCGGTGCGCCCGACCAAGGTCGGTTACGAGCTCAAGCATCCGGATTCCCCGTACTGA
- the dprA gene encoding DNA-processing protein DprA translates to MPDRDASDPSSDSRPGAAGARDAHFDDAAARETGFDARADRPRRDPARCDRSRLGPAHSDAARPDPAPRGATRSGAAIGNETGALALLRLLAAGGASAARRALLDACGGASAALAAGAPAWARAELSAQQIARLRGPADEALWRSAGWCADADRRLLDWLARPGRQLIAWNDPDYPALLRRAPNPPLALFVAGEPGRLWHPSVAVVGSRSPTPAGTANAADFARALARSGLAVTSGLAAGIDAAAHRAALEAGGLTVAVLGTGPDLAYPRRHADLLERIAAEGVAVSEYPPGTEARPAHFPARNRIVAGLSLGALVIEAAERSGALITARLAAECGREVFAVPGSIHNPLARGCHRLIREGAGLVESAAEVAAALAPVAAELADGLRRRLGAPIDGGHAAVIQAGQDDPSPVSGDSDPPDFADPDYQSLWNALGFDPTGMDELVHRTGLTTAELSSMLLVMELEGRVSAQHGRYFRNR, encoded by the coding sequence ATGCCCGATCGCGATGCTTCCGACCCGTCTTCCGATTCCCGCCCCGGCGCAGCCGGCGCGCGGGACGCCCATTTCGACGATGCGGCCGCGCGCGAAACCGGTTTCGATGCGCGCGCCGACCGGCCGCGGCGCGATCCGGCTCGCTGCGACCGCTCCCGCCTCGGACCGGCGCATTCCGACGCGGCTCGCCCCGACCCAGCGCCTCGCGGCGCGACCCGCTCCGGCGCCGCCATCGGCAACGAAACCGGCGCCCTCGCCCTGCTGCGCCTGCTCGCCGCCGGCGGCGCCAGCGCGGCCCGGCGCGCGCTGCTCGACGCTTGCGGCGGCGCCTCGGCGGCCCTGGCCGCGGGCGCGCCGGCGTGGGCGCGCGCGGAGCTGTCGGCGCAACAGATCGCCCGGCTGCGCGGGCCGGCCGATGAAGCGCTCTGGCGCTCGGCCGGCTGGTGCGCGGACGCCGACCGGCGCCTGCTCGACTGGCTCGCGCGGCCCGGCCGCCAGCTGATCGCCTGGAACGACCCGGACTACCCCGCGCTGCTGCGGCGCGCGCCGAATCCGCCGCTGGCGCTGTTCGTGGCCGGCGAACCCGGCCGGCTGTGGCATCCGTCGGTGGCCGTGGTCGGCAGCCGCTCGCCGACCCCGGCCGGCACCGCCAACGCCGCCGATTTCGCCCGCGCCCTGGCCCGCAGCGGGCTGGCGGTGACCAGCGGGCTCGCCGCCGGCATCGACGCGGCCGCGCACCGCGCCGCGCTGGAGGCCGGCGGGCTCACCGTCGCCGTACTCGGCACCGGGCCGGATCTGGCCTATCCGCGCCGCCACGCCGACCTGCTCGAACGCATCGCCGCCGAGGGCGTCGCGGTCAGCGAGTACCCGCCCGGCACCGAGGCCCGGCCCGCGCACTTTCCGGCGCGCAACCGCATCGTCGCCGGGCTCAGCCTCGGCGCCTTGGTGATCGAGGCGGCCGAGCGCTCCGGCGCGCTGATCACCGCGCGGCTGGCCGCCGAATGCGGGCGCGAGGTGTTCGCCGTGCCCGGCTCGATCCACAACCCGCTCGCGCGCGGCTGCCACCGGCTGATCCGCGAGGGCGCCGGGCTGGTGGAAAGCGCCGCCGAAGTGGCCGCCGCCCTGGCCCCGGTCGCGGCCGAACTGGCCGACGGCTTGCGTCGGCGCCTGGGCGCCCCCATTGACGGTGGCCACGCGGCGGTCATACAGGCCGGTCAGGATGATCCCAGTCCCGTCTCAGGAGACTCCGATCCGCCCGATTTCGCCGACCCGGACTACCAGTCCTTGTGGAATGCGCTGGGCTTCGACCCCACCGGTATGGATGAACTGGTCCACCGTACTGGATTGACGACCGCGGAACTGTCCTCCATGCTGCTGGTCATGGAGCTTGAGGGTCGCGTTTCGGCGCAGCACGGCCGTTACTTCCGCAACCGCTGA
- a CDS encoding DUF494 family protein gives MKESILDVLLYLFEHYFTDDADLVRDRDSLRSGPLFEELGQAGFSPAEINKAIEWLDALAQQRPSVSRPRAGGPTRIYFGPELDKLDVECRGFLLFLEQHGILDADQRELVLDRAMALDQDELDLDDLKWVVLMVLFNQPGSEAAYAWMETQMFEDEPEPVH, from the coding sequence ATGAAAGAGAGCATCCTGGACGTCCTGCTGTACCTGTTCGAGCACTACTTCACCGACGATGCGGACCTCGTCCGCGACCGCGATTCGCTCCGCAGCGGCCCCCTGTTCGAAGAACTGGGCCAGGCCGGTTTCAGCCCCGCCGAGATCAACAAAGCCATCGAATGGCTCGACGCCCTGGCCCAGCAGCGGCCCAGCGTCAGCCGTCCGCGCGCGGGCGGACCGACCCGGATCTACTTCGGACCGGAACTCGACAAGCTCGATGTCGAATGCCGCGGCTTCCTGCTGTTCCTGGAACAACACGGCATCCTCGACGCGGACCAGCGTGAACTCGTGCTCGACCGCGCGATGGCGCTGGATCAGGACGAACTGGACCTCGACGACCTCAAGTGGGTCGTGCTGATGGTGCTGTTCAACCAGCCCGGCTCCGAGGCGGCCTACGCCTGGATGGAAACCCAGATGTTCGAGGACGAACCCGAGCCGGTGCACTGA
- a CDS encoding GYF domain-containing protein, with amino-acid sequence MTNWFYHDPSQGRVGPIDAAAMREHFHAGRIHRDTLVWREGLREWQPLQRLESELGLGATPPPLPPGMAAAAAATTPQPAATPAPSAQGRADFTAALDAADTPRAQPAAAAPSPQESAAPAATNASATAPAAANAATDTLSVSAAPSSSQTHAHRSVSPADYAPAHVRRQAAPPPKRGLSGCAIALIVLAVLAIPMLGILAAIALPAYQDYTHRAKLTNALFAGNDYKMQVAQYYAAHESCPTNASEGFHPAADYAGPQVASVEFGRIKGGGECAIQLELRGFNREQLDGHKVWLTFDPATSAWACSSDVERKALLPQVCRD; translated from the coding sequence ATGACGAACTGGTTCTATCACGATCCGTCGCAGGGCCGGGTCGGCCCGATCGACGCCGCGGCGATGCGCGAGCATTTCCACGCCGGCCGCATCCATCGCGACACCTTGGTGTGGCGCGAAGGTTTGCGCGAATGGCAGCCGCTGCAACGGCTGGAGAGCGAACTCGGCCTGGGCGCGACACCGCCGCCGCTGCCGCCGGGCATGGCCGCGGCAGCCGCCGCGACGACGCCGCAACCGGCCGCGACGCCCGCGCCCTCCGCGCAGGGACGCGCCGATTTCACCGCCGCGCTCGACGCCGCCGACACGCCGCGCGCGCAGCCGGCCGCGGCCGCGCCGTCGCCGCAGGAATCCGCCGCGCCCGCGGCGACGAACGCCTCCGCCACGGCGCCCGCGGCCGCGAATGCGGCGACCGACACGCTCAGCGTCTCCGCCGCGCCGTCCTCGTCGCAGACCCACGCCCACCGCAGCGTCAGCCCCGCCGACTACGCCCCGGCCCACGTCCGCCGCCAGGCCGCGCCGCCGCCCAAGCGCGGCCTGTCGGGCTGCGCGATCGCGCTGATCGTGCTCGCGGTGCTGGCGATTCCGATGCTTGGCATCCTCGCCGCGATCGCGCTGCCGGCGTACCAGGACTACACCCACCGGGCCAAGCTCACCAACGCGCTGTTCGCCGGCAACGACTACAAAATGCAGGTCGCGCAGTACTACGCCGCGCACGAAAGCTGCCCGACCAACGCCAGCGAAGGCTTCCATCCGGCCGCCGACTACGCCGGCCCGCAGGTCGCCTCGGTCGAATTCGGCCGCATCAAGGGCGGCGGCGAGTGCGCGATCCAGTTGGAACTGCGCGGCTTCAACCGCGAGCAGTTGGACGGGCACAAGGTCTGGCTGACCTTCGATCCGGCCACTTCGGCCTGGGCCTGCAGCTCCGACGTGGAACGCAAGGCGCTGTTGCCGCAGGTCTGCCGCGACTGA